A single window of Eucalyptus grandis isolate ANBG69807.140 chromosome 1, ASM1654582v1, whole genome shotgun sequence DNA harbors:
- the LOC104442267 gene encoding anaphase-promoting complex subunit 5 isoform X2: protein MAGILKVPGAFDVTPHKVSLCILLQVYASPNQLFVPFPFSSFAQHNRLGLFLLALTKSCDDILEPKLHELINQSREIGSSSIDWLADHLISRLSSLSSPDDLFNLFTEMRGVLAGQDAGIVEDDQIILDPNSNLGIFLRRCILAFNLLSFEGVCHLLTNIASYCKEVLSSRAPHEAHLDGSGVNLMEASEYENMDLENLVFEKVTEEIEAKKKAGERIPFHLHVPTPIFGLVEDIELSAKPTFKQSTKGKEAISYAMTLDGSSGAVDHGFFLRSNWQIQGYLLEQTDAIEKHGSSFPLNALEFMLGQLQKLAPELHRVHFLRYLNSLYHDDYASALENLHKYFDYSAGIEGFDGIPPSSGFNNSGRYEIALLCSGMLHFHFGHPKQAVEALTEAVRVSQQHSNDTCLAYTLAAICNLLSEIGISNASGLLGSSYSPVANMGTSLSIHQQLFVLLKESLKRAESLKLKRLVASNHLAMAKFHLMHVQRPVLSFGPKASMKLITSPINVCKELRLSSNLISDFDIESSMMITDGSLSTTWLKNLHRQRGSSVIFEETEPGNRSNASSFFSQPNSIPGSVSQLVGASYLLRATAWEMYGSAPLARMNALVYATCFADCASSVDAAVAYGKLIQYLAAYKGYKAAFAALKTVEEKFISVSKSQIMVLKLQLLHERALHRGHSKLAQQICDELAVLSSPVTGVDMDLKAEASFRHARTLLAAKQFSEAAAVAHALFCMCYKFNLRVQDASTLLLLAEIHKKSGNAVLGIPYALASLSFCESFNLDLLKASATLTLAELWLSLGSIHAKRALTLIHSALPMILGHGGLELRARAHIAEAKCHLSDASFSVPETSGVVLDSLRQACDELQILEYHELAAEAFYLMAITFDKMGQLEEREQAASSFQKHIMALEKVTDEEDPLLK, encoded by the exons atggcggggaTACTGAAGGTGCCGGGCGCGTTCGACGTGACTCCGCACAAGGTGTCGCTCTGCATACTCCTGCAGGTCTACGCTTCTCCGAATCAATTGTTCGTGCCGttccctttctcttccttcGCTCAGCACAACCGCCTCGGCCTCTTCTTGCTGGCCCTCACCAAG TCGTGTGACGATATTTTGGAGCCAAAGTTGCATGAGCTGATAAATCAATCGAGGGAAATCGGAAGCTCTTCCATCGATTGGTTAGCTGACCACTTAATCAGTAGGCTGTCCTCTCTGTCTTCTCCAGATGATCTATTTAACCTTTTCACGGAAATGCGAG GAGTCCTTGCTGGCCAAGATGCTGGCATTGTTGAAGATGACCAGATTATATTGGACCCAAATAGCAACCTTGGAATATTTCTTCGCCGCTGCATACTTGCATTTAATCTCCTTTCCTTTGAG GGTGTTTGCCATCTTTTGACCAATATTGCTTCATACTGTAAAGAAGTCCTATCAAGCCGTGCTCCTCATGAGGCCCACTTAGATGGTTCTGGTGTTAATCTTATGGAAGCATCAGAGTACGAAAATATGGACCTCGAAAATTTGGTTTTTGAGAAAGTTACTGAAGAAATCGAGGCTAAGAAGAAGGCTGGAGAGCGGATTCCTTTTCACCTTCATGTGCCCACTCCAATCTTTGGTTTGGTTGAAG ATATTGAACTCTCAGCCAAACCAACGTTTAAACAGAGCACAAAAGGGAAAGAGGCTATTTCCTATGCAATGACACTTGATGGTTCATCTGGGGCTGTTGATCATGGCTTTTTCCTGCGTTCAAATTGGCAAATACAAGGATACCTGCTAGAGCAAACAGATGCAATTGAGAA GCATGGTAGCTCTTTCCCTTTAAACGCTTTAGAGTTCATGCTTGGGCAACTTCAAAAGTTGGCACCTGAATTGCATCGT GTACACTTTTTGCGATACCTAAACAGCTTATACCATGACGACTATGCCTCTGCTTTGGAGAATctgcataaatattttgattatag TGCAGGGATAGAAGGATTTGATGGTATTCCTCCCTCATCTGGCTTCAATAATTCTGGAAGATATGAGATTGCTTTATTATGTTCAGGGATGTTGCATTTTCACTTTGGTCATCCTAAGCAAGCTGTGGAG GCTTTGACTGAAGCAGTTCGTGTCTCCCAACAG CACAGTAATGATACCTGTCTTGCCTACACTCTGGCAGCTATATGTAACTTGCTGTCTGAGATCGGTATATCAAATGCTAGTGGATTGCTTGGATCATCATATTCGCCTGTTGCCAACATGGGAACGTCATTATCAATCCACCAGCAGCTCTTTGTACTTTTGAAAGAATCTCTAAAGAGAGCTGAAAGCTTGAAGTTAAAACGACTGGTGGCTTCCAATCATCTTGCAATGGCTAAATTTCATTTAATG CATGTACAAAGACCTGTGCTATCCTTTGGTCCCAAAGCTTCCATGAAGCTTATAACAAGCCCAATTAATGTTTGCAAG GAACTGAGATTAAGTTCTAATTTGATTAGTGACTTTGACATTGAAAGTTCCATGATGATAACTGACGGTTCATTGAGCACTACTTGGCTTAAGAATTTACACAGACAAAGAGGTTCATCAGTAATTTTTGAAGAAACTGAACCTGGGAATAGATCTAACGCTTCCAGTTTCTTTTCTCAACCTAATTCTATTCCTGGATCTGTGTCCCAACTGGTTGGTGCTTCATATTTGCTCCGTGCCACAGCATGGGAAATGTATGGCAG TGCACCACTTGCTCGAATGAATGCTTTGGTTTATGCGACTTGCTTTGCAGATTGTGCCAG TTCAGTTGATGCAGCAGTGGCTTATGGAAAGCTTATTCAGTATTTAGCAGCATACAAAGGATATAAAG cTGCTTTTGCTGCTCTTAAGACCGTGGAGGAGAAATTTATATCAGtttcaaaatcacaaattatggtaTTGAAACTGCAGCTACTTCACGAGCGCGCTTTACATCG TGGACACTCGAAGTTGGCCCAACAAATATGTGATGAGCTTGCAGTCCTTTCATCGCCCGTCACAGGTGTTGACATGGATTTGAAGGCAGAAGCTAGTTTTCGTCATGCCCGTACTTTGCTTGCTGCCAAGCAGTTCAGTGAG GCTGCAGCTGTTGCGCACGCACTCTTCTGCATGTGTTATAAATTTAATCTGCGAGTGCAAGATGCCAGTACCCTCCTCTTGCTTGCTGAAATACACAAG AAATCAGGCAATGCTGTTTTAGGAATTCCATATGCATTGGCCAGCCTCTCGTTTTGCGAGTCTTTCAATCTAGATCTTCTAAAAGCTTCAGCTACTCTAACCCTGGCTGAGCTCTGGCTGTCTCTCGGATCAATCCATGCAAAAAGAGCCTTAACCCTCATACACTCTGCCCTTCCTATGATTCTTGGTCATGGAGGTTTGGAGCTTCGAGCTCGTGCACACATTGCAGAAGCAAAATGCCATCTGTCTGATGCTAGTTTTTCAG TTCCTGAAACTTCGGGGGTCGTGCTGGATTCTCTAAGGCAAGCTTGTGATGAGCTTCAAATATTAGAG TATCATGAATTGGCAGCTGAAGCATTTTACCTAATGGCGATCACATTTGACAAAATGGGGCAactagaggagagagagcaggcTGCATCATCATTCCAGAAACACATTATGGCGCTTGAAAAGGTCACTGATGAGGAAGATCCTCTCTTAAAATGA
- the LOC104442285 gene encoding switch-associated protein 70 isoform X1: MASNGASTTAAADAENSLDKIKRQLASGSGRNLLQGPLLKRSETIRKWNERWVILDPTTGKMEYKIRRNELAVKGTIIFDANSTIAVSPVNFHGLPKYDGCCFYIGTPTKKDYFLCAETPGAARAWVSTLHASQLVLRAHKEAVNSLSGNGSAKLGTVATVVAAANSTAQECSKEIEAAMQISMRNALGMMINRPIDGPVDDMTIMKNILQETLRVKDEELQNLARSVRARDSTIKEIAEKLSETAEAAEAAASAAHVMDEQRRIACVEIEHLTKDYEKWVETSKLKLKESEGKIMALSRERDQLIKQRDSALQEAQLWRSEIAKARERAVILEAAVVRAEERARVAESDAGAKIREAAQKEAAATKDKQELLEYVNVLQAQLQRQHMDTKQVFEEKIESCSDMGSALPLTKHVDSSEENVDKACLSVSRAASVSGENVIHVTGDQQNLQPIADGEWNDIQATEARISDVREVASQTEGRSLDIPVVSQPVNNDQGQGQNTYHQA, encoded by the exons ATGGCCTCCAATGGCGCTTCTACG ACGGCGGCCGCGGATGCGGAGAACAGCTTGGACAAGATCAAGCGGCAGCTCGCGTCCGGTTCCGGCAGGAACTTGCTGCAGGGCCCACTCCTCAAGCGATCCGAAACT ATAAGGAAGTGGAACGAGCGGTGGGTTATCCTCGACCCAACAACTGGAAAAATGGAATACAA AATTAGGAGAAATGAGCTAGCTGTGAAGGGTACCATAATATTTGATGCTAATAGCACCATTGCAGTGTCTCCTGTAAACTTCCA TGGATTGCCAAAGTATGATGGCTGCTGTTTCT ACATTGGGACTCCGACAAAGAAAGATTACTTTCTATGTGCTGAAACTCCTGGTGCAGCCAGAGCCTGGGTATCTACTCTTCA TGCATCCCAGTTGGTCCTGAGGGCTCATAAAGAAGCTGTAAATTCCTTAAGTGGGAATGGTTCTGCTAAATTAGGAACAGTTGCAACTGTAGTTGCTGCAGCTAATTCAACAGCACAGGAATGTTCCAAAGAAATTGAAGCGGCAATGCAGATTTCTATGAGAAATGCTCTGGGGATGATGATAAATAGGCCAATTGATGGTCCAGTAGATGATATGACAATCATGAAG AATATTTTGCAGGAGACACTTAGAGTAAAGGATGAGGAACTGCAAAATTTGGCCAGGAGTGTTCGAGCACGGGATTCAACTATTAAAGAAATAGCAGAGAAGCTTTCAGAGACTGCTGAAGCAGCTGAGGCTGCGGCATCTGCAGCTCACGTGATGGATGAACAAAGAAGAATTGCTTGTGTAGAAATTGAGCATTTGACGAAAGATTACGAGAAGTGGGTGGAAACATCAAAACTGAAG TTGAAAGAGTCTGAAGGAAAGATTATGGCTCTAAGCAGAGAAAGAGATCAACTAATAAAGCAGAGAGATTCTGCTCTTCAGGAAGCACAGTTGTGGCGTTCTGAGATTGCAAAAGCTAGAGAGCGTGCTGTTATCTTGGAAGCAGCTGTTGTCAGGGCTGAGGAGAGGGCCAGAGTTGCGGAGTCAGATGCTGGTGCTAAAATAAGGGAGGCTGCACAGAAAGAGGCAGCTGCAACTAAGGATAAACAGGAGCTTCTTGAATATGTGAATGTCCTTCAAGCGCAGCTTCAAAG ACAACACATGGACACAAAGCaggtttttgaggaaaaaatcgAGTCTTGCTCAGATATGGGAAGTGCCCTTCCATTGACGAAGCATGTAGACTCCTCGGAGGAGAATGTGGATAAAGCATGTCTCAGTGTCTCTCGCGCAGCATCGGTTTCTGGAGAAAATGTCATCCATGTGACTGGTGATCAACAAAATCTCCAGCCAATTGCCGATGGGGAGTGGAATGATATTCAGGCTACAGAAGCAAGGATATCTGACGTTAGAGAAGTTGCTTCTCAGACAGAAGGACGGAGCTTGGACATTCCTGTTGTTAGTCAACCAGTTAATAATGATCAAGGGCAAGGACAGAACACATACCATCAGGCTTAA
- the LOC104442267 gene encoding anaphase-promoting complex subunit 5 isoform X1, translated as MAGILKVPGAFDVTPHKVSLCILLQVYASPNQLFVPFPFSSFAQHNRLGLFLLALTKSCDDILEPKLHELINQSREIGSSSIDWLADHLISRLSSLSSPDDLFNLFTEMRGVLAGQDAGIVEDDQIILDPNSNLGIFLRRCILAFNLLSFEGVCHLLTNIASYCKEVLSSRAPHEAHLDGSGVNLMEASEYENMDLENLVFEKVTEEIEAKKKAGERIPFHLHVPTPIFGLVEDTDIELSAKPTFKQSTKGKEAISYAMTLDGSSGAVDHGFFLRSNWQIQGYLLEQTDAIEKHGSSFPLNALEFMLGQLQKLAPELHRVHFLRYLNSLYHDDYASALENLHKYFDYSAGIEGFDGIPPSSGFNNSGRYEIALLCSGMLHFHFGHPKQAVEALTEAVRVSQQHSNDTCLAYTLAAICNLLSEIGISNASGLLGSSYSPVANMGTSLSIHQQLFVLLKESLKRAESLKLKRLVASNHLAMAKFHLMHVQRPVLSFGPKASMKLITSPINVCKELRLSSNLISDFDIESSMMITDGSLSTTWLKNLHRQRGSSVIFEETEPGNRSNASSFFSQPNSIPGSVSQLVGASYLLRATAWEMYGSAPLARMNALVYATCFADCASSVDAAVAYGKLIQYLAAYKGYKAAFAALKTVEEKFISVSKSQIMVLKLQLLHERALHRGHSKLAQQICDELAVLSSPVTGVDMDLKAEASFRHARTLLAAKQFSEAAAVAHALFCMCYKFNLRVQDASTLLLLAEIHKKSGNAVLGIPYALASLSFCESFNLDLLKASATLTLAELWLSLGSIHAKRALTLIHSALPMILGHGGLELRARAHIAEAKCHLSDASFSVPETSGVVLDSLRQACDELQILEYHELAAEAFYLMAITFDKMGQLEEREQAASSFQKHIMALEKVTDEEDPLLK; from the exons atggcggggaTACTGAAGGTGCCGGGCGCGTTCGACGTGACTCCGCACAAGGTGTCGCTCTGCATACTCCTGCAGGTCTACGCTTCTCCGAATCAATTGTTCGTGCCGttccctttctcttccttcGCTCAGCACAACCGCCTCGGCCTCTTCTTGCTGGCCCTCACCAAG TCGTGTGACGATATTTTGGAGCCAAAGTTGCATGAGCTGATAAATCAATCGAGGGAAATCGGAAGCTCTTCCATCGATTGGTTAGCTGACCACTTAATCAGTAGGCTGTCCTCTCTGTCTTCTCCAGATGATCTATTTAACCTTTTCACGGAAATGCGAG GAGTCCTTGCTGGCCAAGATGCTGGCATTGTTGAAGATGACCAGATTATATTGGACCCAAATAGCAACCTTGGAATATTTCTTCGCCGCTGCATACTTGCATTTAATCTCCTTTCCTTTGAG GGTGTTTGCCATCTTTTGACCAATATTGCTTCATACTGTAAAGAAGTCCTATCAAGCCGTGCTCCTCATGAGGCCCACTTAGATGGTTCTGGTGTTAATCTTATGGAAGCATCAGAGTACGAAAATATGGACCTCGAAAATTTGGTTTTTGAGAAAGTTACTGAAGAAATCGAGGCTAAGAAGAAGGCTGGAGAGCGGATTCCTTTTCACCTTCATGTGCCCACTCCAATCTTTGGTTTGGTTGAAG ATACAGATATTGAACTCTCAGCCAAACCAACGTTTAAACAGAGCACAAAAGGGAAAGAGGCTATTTCCTATGCAATGACACTTGATGGTTCATCTGGGGCTGTTGATCATGGCTTTTTCCTGCGTTCAAATTGGCAAATACAAGGATACCTGCTAGAGCAAACAGATGCAATTGAGAA GCATGGTAGCTCTTTCCCTTTAAACGCTTTAGAGTTCATGCTTGGGCAACTTCAAAAGTTGGCACCTGAATTGCATCGT GTACACTTTTTGCGATACCTAAACAGCTTATACCATGACGACTATGCCTCTGCTTTGGAGAATctgcataaatattttgattatag TGCAGGGATAGAAGGATTTGATGGTATTCCTCCCTCATCTGGCTTCAATAATTCTGGAAGATATGAGATTGCTTTATTATGTTCAGGGATGTTGCATTTTCACTTTGGTCATCCTAAGCAAGCTGTGGAG GCTTTGACTGAAGCAGTTCGTGTCTCCCAACAG CACAGTAATGATACCTGTCTTGCCTACACTCTGGCAGCTATATGTAACTTGCTGTCTGAGATCGGTATATCAAATGCTAGTGGATTGCTTGGATCATCATATTCGCCTGTTGCCAACATGGGAACGTCATTATCAATCCACCAGCAGCTCTTTGTACTTTTGAAAGAATCTCTAAAGAGAGCTGAAAGCTTGAAGTTAAAACGACTGGTGGCTTCCAATCATCTTGCAATGGCTAAATTTCATTTAATG CATGTACAAAGACCTGTGCTATCCTTTGGTCCCAAAGCTTCCATGAAGCTTATAACAAGCCCAATTAATGTTTGCAAG GAACTGAGATTAAGTTCTAATTTGATTAGTGACTTTGACATTGAAAGTTCCATGATGATAACTGACGGTTCATTGAGCACTACTTGGCTTAAGAATTTACACAGACAAAGAGGTTCATCAGTAATTTTTGAAGAAACTGAACCTGGGAATAGATCTAACGCTTCCAGTTTCTTTTCTCAACCTAATTCTATTCCTGGATCTGTGTCCCAACTGGTTGGTGCTTCATATTTGCTCCGTGCCACAGCATGGGAAATGTATGGCAG TGCACCACTTGCTCGAATGAATGCTTTGGTTTATGCGACTTGCTTTGCAGATTGTGCCAG TTCAGTTGATGCAGCAGTGGCTTATGGAAAGCTTATTCAGTATTTAGCAGCATACAAAGGATATAAAG cTGCTTTTGCTGCTCTTAAGACCGTGGAGGAGAAATTTATATCAGtttcaaaatcacaaattatggtaTTGAAACTGCAGCTACTTCACGAGCGCGCTTTACATCG TGGACACTCGAAGTTGGCCCAACAAATATGTGATGAGCTTGCAGTCCTTTCATCGCCCGTCACAGGTGTTGACATGGATTTGAAGGCAGAAGCTAGTTTTCGTCATGCCCGTACTTTGCTTGCTGCCAAGCAGTTCAGTGAG GCTGCAGCTGTTGCGCACGCACTCTTCTGCATGTGTTATAAATTTAATCTGCGAGTGCAAGATGCCAGTACCCTCCTCTTGCTTGCTGAAATACACAAG AAATCAGGCAATGCTGTTTTAGGAATTCCATATGCATTGGCCAGCCTCTCGTTTTGCGAGTCTTTCAATCTAGATCTTCTAAAAGCTTCAGCTACTCTAACCCTGGCTGAGCTCTGGCTGTCTCTCGGATCAATCCATGCAAAAAGAGCCTTAACCCTCATACACTCTGCCCTTCCTATGATTCTTGGTCATGGAGGTTTGGAGCTTCGAGCTCGTGCACACATTGCAGAAGCAAAATGCCATCTGTCTGATGCTAGTTTTTCAG TTCCTGAAACTTCGGGGGTCGTGCTGGATTCTCTAAGGCAAGCTTGTGATGAGCTTCAAATATTAGAG TATCATGAATTGGCAGCTGAAGCATTTTACCTAATGGCGATCACATTTGACAAAATGGGGCAactagaggagagagagcaggcTGCATCATCATTCCAGAAACACATTATGGCGCTTGAAAAGGTCACTGATGAGGAAGATCCTCTCTTAAAATGA
- the LOC104442285 gene encoding switch-associated protein 70 isoform X2: MASNGASTTAAADAENSLDKIKRQLASGSGRNLLQGPLLKRSETIRKWNERWVILDPTTGKMEYKIRRNELAVKGTIIFDANSTIAVSPVNFHGLPKYDGCCFYIGTPTKKDYFLCAETPGAARAWVSTLHASQLVLRAHKEAVNSLSGNGSAKLGTVATVVAAANSTAQECSKEIEAAMQISMRNALGMMINRPIDGPVDDMTIMKETLRVKDEELQNLARSVRARDSTIKEIAEKLSETAEAAEAAASAAHVMDEQRRIACVEIEHLTKDYEKWVETSKLKLKESEGKIMALSRERDQLIKQRDSALQEAQLWRSEIAKARERAVILEAAVVRAEERARVAESDAGAKIREAAQKEAAATKDKQELLEYVNVLQAQLQRQHMDTKQVFEEKIESCSDMGSALPLTKHVDSSEENVDKACLSVSRAASVSGENVIHVTGDQQNLQPIADGEWNDIQATEARISDVREVASQTEGRSLDIPVVSQPVNNDQGQGQNTYHQA; the protein is encoded by the exons ATGGCCTCCAATGGCGCTTCTACG ACGGCGGCCGCGGATGCGGAGAACAGCTTGGACAAGATCAAGCGGCAGCTCGCGTCCGGTTCCGGCAGGAACTTGCTGCAGGGCCCACTCCTCAAGCGATCCGAAACT ATAAGGAAGTGGAACGAGCGGTGGGTTATCCTCGACCCAACAACTGGAAAAATGGAATACAA AATTAGGAGAAATGAGCTAGCTGTGAAGGGTACCATAATATTTGATGCTAATAGCACCATTGCAGTGTCTCCTGTAAACTTCCA TGGATTGCCAAAGTATGATGGCTGCTGTTTCT ACATTGGGACTCCGACAAAGAAAGATTACTTTCTATGTGCTGAAACTCCTGGTGCAGCCAGAGCCTGGGTATCTACTCTTCA TGCATCCCAGTTGGTCCTGAGGGCTCATAAAGAAGCTGTAAATTCCTTAAGTGGGAATGGTTCTGCTAAATTAGGAACAGTTGCAACTGTAGTTGCTGCAGCTAATTCAACAGCACAGGAATGTTCCAAAGAAATTGAAGCGGCAATGCAGATTTCTATGAGAAATGCTCTGGGGATGATGATAAATAGGCCAATTGATGGTCCAGTAGATGATATGACAATCATGAAG GAGACACTTAGAGTAAAGGATGAGGAACTGCAAAATTTGGCCAGGAGTGTTCGAGCACGGGATTCAACTATTAAAGAAATAGCAGAGAAGCTTTCAGAGACTGCTGAAGCAGCTGAGGCTGCGGCATCTGCAGCTCACGTGATGGATGAACAAAGAAGAATTGCTTGTGTAGAAATTGAGCATTTGACGAAAGATTACGAGAAGTGGGTGGAAACATCAAAACTGAAG TTGAAAGAGTCTGAAGGAAAGATTATGGCTCTAAGCAGAGAAAGAGATCAACTAATAAAGCAGAGAGATTCTGCTCTTCAGGAAGCACAGTTGTGGCGTTCTGAGATTGCAAAAGCTAGAGAGCGTGCTGTTATCTTGGAAGCAGCTGTTGTCAGGGCTGAGGAGAGGGCCAGAGTTGCGGAGTCAGATGCTGGTGCTAAAATAAGGGAGGCTGCACAGAAAGAGGCAGCTGCAACTAAGGATAAACAGGAGCTTCTTGAATATGTGAATGTCCTTCAAGCGCAGCTTCAAAG ACAACACATGGACACAAAGCaggtttttgaggaaaaaatcgAGTCTTGCTCAGATATGGGAAGTGCCCTTCCATTGACGAAGCATGTAGACTCCTCGGAGGAGAATGTGGATAAAGCATGTCTCAGTGTCTCTCGCGCAGCATCGGTTTCTGGAGAAAATGTCATCCATGTGACTGGTGATCAACAAAATCTCCAGCCAATTGCCGATGGGGAGTGGAATGATATTCAGGCTACAGAAGCAAGGATATCTGACGTTAGAGAAGTTGCTTCTCAGACAGAAGGACGGAGCTTGGACATTCCTGTTGTTAGTCAACCAGTTAATAATGATCAAGGGCAAGGACAGAACACATACCATCAGGCTTAA